ATCGGGGGTATCGATATATAGCAGCGGTTGAGCACGATTCCTCCGTTTTCGTGTACTCATCTCTTCTCCTCCCTCAGAAAACGTCTTGCTCCATTGTATTCAGTAGATAACAAGCTATGAATGAAAGGGAGAAAGAAACGTGCTTTACGCTCCAGTATACGTTGCCTTTGACACAAGAGACAGGGCTCCTATACTACGTGAACCGAGATTAGGTGATAGGCCAGCGCCTGTTTTATCATGGAGCCACACCTCTTTGCGCATGACTGAATAACGTGTAATAAGAACGATCGTATCGTTCTTCACATCAGAAACACGAGGAGGAACTAAAATGTCTGTCGGATATGGCTTTGGCGGAGGATTTGCGTTGATTGTCGTGCTGTTCATTTTGCTCATCATCGTTGGATCTGCTTACTGTTAATAACCATAAATATGCTAAAATCATCCCCCTGGCCTTTGGGATGATTTTTTTTGCACGTCGAAATGGGCGCGTATAAAACGTTCTTACGGTGGCCGTTTGCAGTTGAAAATAGCATCAGACAGAAGCAAATACAGATAATGGACAAAGATTTGACGATTTTCGCGTGAGTGAAGACAACATTAAAAAAGAGCAAAAGGGATGATTTCCCTCTTACTCTTTTTCGGCCGTAACCGGTTTTTGGGGGGTGGTTCCATACTGCGCGATGATCTCTTCCATATGGTGGCAAGCAGCGTGATGGTCGCTGTTCATATCATCGGTCGCGCGAAGTTCCGGATCTTCCTGTTTGCAAATTTCCGTAGCGAACGGGCAACGGGTGTGGAACCGGCAACCGCTTGGTGGATTCAAAGGCGATGGTACGTCCCCTTCCAACACGATGCGCTCGCTTTTCTTTTCGGGATCCGGAACGGGGATCGCAGAAAGCAATGCACGTGTATACGGATGGCGCGGTTCATCAAACAAGGAATGTTTATCGCCGATTTCCACTATTTTTCCGAGATACATGACAGCGACGCGATCGGAAATATGACGAACAACGCCCAGATCATGGGCAATAAACAAGTACGTAAGATCAAACCGATCCTGCAAATCTTTAAGCAAGTTCAATACTTGCGCCTGAGTAGAAACGTCAAGGGCCGAGACCGCTTCGTCGGCAACGATTAGCTTGGGATCAACGGATAAGGCGCGCGCGATTCCGATTCTTTGCCGCTGGCCCCCGCTGAATTCGTGGGGATAACGTTCGGCTTGTTGTGGGCGGAGGCCAACCACATCCATTAATTCACGAATCCGTGCCGGGCGATCTTTTTTTGGAACCGCGTCTTGAATCGCCATCGCTTCGTCGAGAATTTGCTTGACTTTTTGACGCGGATTCAAGGAAGCAAACGGATCTTGGAAGATAATTTGTATATCTTTCCGTTTTTGACGTAACTCGGATTTGCTTAGATTGCGAAAATCTTCTCCTTCGAAATATATTTCCCCATCCGTCGGTTCTTCCAATCGCAGGATCGCACGTCCGGTCGTCGACTTGCCGCAACCGGACTCGCCAACGATGCTCAACGTCTCCCCTTCGTTTATGGAAAACGAAATATCATCGACTGCTTTAACATCGGCCATTTTGCGGTTGAGGATACCGCCTTTCACCGGAAAATATTTCTTCAAATTTTTCGCCTCAAATAGAGGTGAGCTCATGATTCTTGTTGCACCTCCTTCTTTTTCGTCGGGTTTTCCTTTTCCCATTCGTCTGTATAAATCCAACAACGAACGGCACCACTATCGTTTTCGTCTTCAAGGTTGTCCGTAGGCGCTGCCAATGATGGATGCGTCTTACAAATCTCGGACGCGAATGGACAACGCGAGGCGAATCGACAGCCGTCGGGCATTTCTGCCGGAGATGGTACCGTTCCTTTAATGACTTCCAATTCTTCCACGTCTACATCGTGGCGGGGGATCGACCGCATTAACCCTTGCGTATACGGATGCAACGGTCGGTTGAATAATGTTTTCACATCCGCTTGCTCCACTACTTCACCGGCGTACATAACAGCGACTTGGTCGGCGGTTTCGGCAATGACGCCAAGGTCGTGGGTAATGATCATTACCGCCATCCCCGTTGACTCCTGCAGGCTTTTCATGAGTTCAAGGATCTGAGCCTGAATGGTGACGTCAAGCGCCGTTGTCGGCTCATCAGCAATCAACAATTCAGGTTCGCAAGCGAGCGCCATCGCGATCATCACACGCTGACGCATCCCACCGGACAACTCATGGGGATAACTTTTCGCACGATCTTCCGGTGCCGGAATGCCTACCAGTTTGAGCATGCGAATGACTTCCTGATGAGCTTCGCGTGTACCCATCTTTTTATGAATCTTCACGGTTTCCGCCACCTGATGGCCGACGGTAAACACGGGATTTAAGGAGGTCATTGGTTCTTGGAAGATCATTGAAAGACGATTGCCCCGATATTTTGCAATCTGTCCTTTTGATTTTTTGAGCAAGTCATCGCCGCTCAATTCAATCTTTCCGCCGATAATTTCCCCGGGCGATTGAATGAGTTGCATGACGGAGAGCGAGGTAATACTTTTCCCTGAACCTGACTCCCCGACAATGCCCAACGTTTCGTTGGCCCCGACTTCAAAGTCAACACCGTCGACTGCCTTGACTTCCCCATCAGGTGTAAAAAAAGACGTTTGCAACCCTTCCACTTTTAAAACAGGGGTTTCTTCTTTCGCAGTCACCGTCTATACCCTCCTTTCTTTAATTCAATTCAATTCGTTTATTTAAGACACGATAAAGGATATCGACGAGGAAATTGACGAACACAAAGGTTAATGCCAGTACGATCACGGCTCCTTGCACAACCGGAAAATCCCGCTGGGCAATCGCATCGACAACGAGCCGTCCCAAGCCGTTAATGCTAAAGACCGACTCGGTCAGCACCGCTCCGCTCAAGAAATAGCCAAACTGTAAACCAATGACGGTGACGACCGGAATTAACGCGTTTCTCAGGGCGTGTTTGTAAATGACGAGGCGTTCTTTTACCCCTTTTGCCCTGGCGGTTCGAACGTAATCTTCTCCAATGACTTCCAGCATGGCCGAACGCGTCATACGGGCGATGATTGCTGCCCCGGCCGTCCCCATCGTAATCGCGGGCAAGAAGATCTGCTGCCAATCGCCCCAACCGGAGGTTGGTACCCAACCCAGTTGATTGGCAAACACATACATGAGCATGAGGCCGAGCCAGAAGTTTGGCATCGAGAGCCCGATCACCGCGATTGCCATTGTACCGAAATCACGGACAGAGTTTTGCCTAACCGCTGCAATAATCCCGCCAATAAGGCCGAAGCTTACAGCAACGACTAGTCCCCAAAACGCGAGCTCCAACGTAATCCAAAAACGCGGGGCTACCAATTCCATGACCGGTTGCCCGGTGCGTACGGATTCGCCAAGGTCAAAGCGAAGGAGATCGGCCAAAAAATACCGTATTGTACATATAAAGGCTCATTTAAGCCCAGGTTTTCCCTCATTTGTTCCAATTGTTCTTCCGAAGCCGCTTCTCCGGCCATGACTTGTGCTGCATCCCCGGGGATCAATTGTATGATCAAAAAGGCAACGAGGGTCACGCCGATAATGACCGGTATCAGTTGTAAAAAACGGCGGATAATAAAAATGTGCATTTTTTACGCCTCCTTACTTTTTCGATCTTGGATCCAGCGCATCCCGCAATCCGTCACCCAACATGTTGAAGCCGAGGACAACAAGCACGAGCGCGATCCCCGGAAACAGAGTAAGATGGGGATTGTCCCACATGTAACTTCTTCCCGAGTTCAGCATCGCCCCCCATTCGGGTGTTGGCGGTTGGACGCCGAGGCCGAGGAAGGATAAACCGGCTGCACTGAGGATCGATGTTGCCACCTGCAAAGAAGCTTGTACGATGATCGGCGAGCTAACATTCGGAAGGATATGCTGAAACATAATTTTTCCATCTCTTGCCCCCAAGGCTCGTACCGCTTCTACGTATTCCACAGATTTCACTTCCAACACCGACCCGCGGGTAATCCTGGCAAAGACCGGTATGTTATAAATCGCTAACGCGATAATGACGTTGTTCAGGCTGGGGCCAAGCGCACTTACGATCGCGAGCGCCAACAAGATGCCCGGAAATGCGAGCAATACGTCAGATACGCGCATAATGATGGAATCAATAATGCGGCCATAATAACCCGCCAACAATCCAAGAACGATCCCGAACACCGCGCCGACCGCAACAGACAATACGCCGACATATAACGTTAAATGAGTGCCGTAAATAATTCGACTATATATATCCCTGCCGTTATGATCGGTTCCAAACCAATGTTCCGATGATGGCTGCTGAAAATCGTTGAGTACATCCGTTGAA
The Salicibibacter kimchii DNA segment above includes these coding regions:
- a CDS encoding YjcZ family sporulation protein, whose amino-acid sequence is MSVGYGFGGGFALIVVLFILLIIVGSAYC
- a CDS encoding ABC transporter ATP-binding protein, giving the protein MSSPLFEAKNLKKYFPVKGGILNRKMADVKAVDDISFSINEGETLSIVGESGCGKSTTGRAILRLEEPTDGEIYFEGEDFRNLSKSELRQKRKDIQIIFQDPFASLNPRQKVKQILDEAMAIQDAVPKKDRPARIRELMDVVGLRPQQAERYPHEFSGGQRQRIGIARALSVDPKLIVADEAVSALDVSTQAQVLNLLKDLQDRFDLTYLFIAHDLGVVRHISDRVAVMYLGKIVEIGDKHSLFDEPRHPYTRALLSAIPVPDPEKKSERIVLEGDVPSPLNPPSGCRFHTRCPFATEICKQEDPELRATDDMNSDHHAACHHMEEIIAQYGTTPQKPVTAEKE
- a CDS encoding ABC transporter ATP-binding protein, with amino-acid sequence MTAKEETPVLKVEGLQTSFFTPDGEVKAVDGVDFEVGANETLGIVGESGSGKSITSLSVMQLIQSPGEIIGGKIELSGDDLLKKSKGQIAKYRGNRLSMIFQEPMTSLNPVFTVGHQVAETVKIHKKMGTREAHQEVIRMLKLVGIPAPEDRAKSYPHELSGGMRQRVMIAMALACEPELLIADEPTTALDVTIQAQILELMKSLQESTGMAVMIITHDLGVIAETADQVAVMYAGEVVEQADVKTLFNRPLHPYTQGLMRSIPRHDVDVEELEVIKGTVPSPAEMPDGCRFASRCPFASEICKTHPSLAAPTDNLEDENDSGAVRCWIYTDEWEKENPTKKKEVQQES
- the nikC gene encoding nickel transporter permease, which codes for MGSTVKQQPDREEIAAPESRFKNLMKKLIRNKSSLIGGIILIIFALIALSTLLSQLRILPFDLMTHNPNSTDVLNDFQQPSSEHWFGTDHNGRDIYSRIIYGTHLTLYVGVLSVAVGAVFGIVLGLLAGYYGRIIDSIIMRVSDVLLAFPGILLALAIVSALGPSLNNVIIALAIYNIPVFARITRGSVLEVKSVEYVEAVRALGARDGKIMFQHILPNVSSPIIVQASLQVATSILSAAGLSFLGLGVQPPTPEWGAMLNSGRSYMWDNPHLTLFPGIALVLVVLGFNMLGDGLRDALDPRSKK